The Hyphomicrobiales bacterium genome has a window encoding:
- a CDS encoding MFS transporter codes for MAARPLAFGYPILAASPRFGGHGPLLSGLALTRIIGWGSTFYSPSVLVGALDREIGLNAEIVFGGITILLVTGALVAPAIGRLLDREGTRRSMCVGAIICALGLAVLAAAQGPVSYLASWFVIGLGHAMSLANTGNVTVAQLMGDRTRRVIGLMMLVTGLASSVFWPLTAVLMNAFGWRLTLLVFAAMQLIIVLPIYAAIPRYRHSPASAAAPEASIGERGRVAPEARRAAFWLVALAFSASGLVSWGLPLHLISLFQEAGLTQAEAVWIATLSGPATLAARAIDATFGERLPAEKVALLGLLLGPVLCLTLPFVPMTITAAAIFVTLFSAALGVISIARATLPLALFGRNGFAAMLGKLTVPQNMAFAAAPLLFAVMVERLGADLTLIVSAAIQAVGFGAMLALVRMLARA; via the coding sequence GTGGCCGCCCGGCCCCTTGCCTTTGGATATCCCATCTTGGCTGCCTCTCCTCGTTTCGGCGGGCACGGCCCCCTGCTCTCCGGCCTTGCGCTCACGCGCATCATCGGATGGGGCTCGACCTTCTATTCGCCCTCGGTGCTGGTCGGGGCGCTCGACCGCGAGATCGGCCTGAATGCCGAGATCGTCTTCGGCGGCATCACCATCCTGCTGGTGACCGGGGCGCTGGTCGCCCCGGCGATCGGGCGCCTGCTCGACCGCGAAGGCACGCGCCGCTCGATGTGCGTCGGCGCGATCATCTGTGCGCTGGGCCTCGCCGTCCTTGCAGCCGCACAGGGGCCGGTGAGCTACCTCGCGAGCTGGTTCGTGATAGGGCTCGGGCATGCGATGTCGCTCGCCAATACAGGCAACGTCACCGTCGCCCAGCTAATGGGAGACCGGACGCGACGCGTGATCGGATTGATGATGCTGGTGACGGGCCTCGCTTCCAGCGTGTTCTGGCCTCTGACCGCCGTGTTGATGAACGCTTTCGGCTGGCGGCTGACACTGCTCGTCTTCGCCGCAATGCAGCTCATCATCGTCCTGCCGATCTATGCCGCGATCCCGCGCTACCGGCATTCGCCCGCTTCCGCGGCTGCACCCGAAGCCTCCATCGGGGAACGCGGGCGCGTGGCGCCCGAGGCCCGCAGGGCGGCGTTCTGGCTAGTCGCGCTTGCCTTTTCCGCAAGCGGGCTCGTCTCCTGGGGACTGCCGCTGCATCTGATCAGCCTGTTCCAGGAGGCCGGGCTGACGCAAGCCGAAGCCGTCTGGATCGCGACGCTGAGCGGCCCGGCGACCCTTGCTGCACGGGCCATCGACGCCACGTTCGGCGAGCGCCTGCCGGCGGAGAAGGTCGCGTTGCTGGGGCTCCTGCTGGGGCCGGTGCTGTGCCTCACGCTGCCCTTCGTGCCGATGACGATCACGGCGGCGGCGATTTTCGTGACGCTGTTCAGTGCGGCGCTCGGCGTGATCTCGATCGCGCGGGCGACGTTGCCGCTGGCGTTGTTCGGCCGCAACGGTTTCGCCGCGATGCTCGGCAAGCTCACCGTGCCGCAGAACATGGCCTTCGCCGCAGCGCCGCTTCTCTTCGCGGTGATGGTCGAGCGGCTCGGGGCGGATCTCACCCTGATCGTTTCGGCCGCGATCCAGGCGGTCGGCTTTGGCGCGATGCTCGCGCTGGTGAGGATGCTGGCGCGGGCCTGA
- a CDS encoding conserved membrane hypothetical protein (Evidence 4 : Unknown function but conserved in other organisms) has translation MIASVLIGLVALIHIYIVVLEMWLWDTPRGHKAFGLTPEFAARSKVLAANQGLYNGFLVAGLIWGLWLGPAGFAIKLFFLACVLVAGLFGAATASRKILYIQALPAALAIAALLAGV, from the coding sequence ATGATCGCCTCGGTTCTGATCGGCCTCGTCGCCCTCATTCACATCTACATCGTGGTGCTCGAGATGTGGCTGTGGGACACGCCGCGCGGCCACAAGGCTTTCGGGCTCACGCCCGAATTCGCCGCGCGCTCGAAGGTGCTCGCCGCCAATCAGGGGCTCTATAACGGCTTCCTCGTCGCCGGCCTGATCTGGGGGCTCTGGCTCGGGCCGGCCGGCTTCGCGATCAAGCTGTTCTTCCTGGCCTGCGTCCTCGTCGCCGGTCTGTTCGGCGCGGCGACAGCCAGCCGCAAGATCCTCTACATCCAGGCCCTGCCCGCCGCACTCGCCATCGCCGCCCTGCTGGCCGGCGTCTGA
- the fliI gene encoding Flagellum-specific ATP synthase, translating to MNSPSHGHDRLSALASAIEHLETVSVYGRVIGVRGLLVEVAGPIGAMSLGGRVGIEIASGTRVPCEVVGFSGEKALVMPFGGLDGVRRGCPVHVDRAQPGLRPTSAWLGRVVDALGRPIDGGPPLPQGEALYAFRSDPPPAHARRRVGPPLDLGVRALNAFLTCCIGQRMGIFAGSGVGKSVLLSMLARYAQADVNVIGLVGERGREVQEFLQEDLGPQGLARSVVVVATSDEPALMRKQAALTTLTLAEYFRDRGQQVMCLMDSVTRFAMAMREIGLAAGEPPTTKGYTPTVFAELPRLLERAGPGTGDGAITGLFTVLVDGGDHDEPVADAVRGILDGHIVMERAIAERGRYPAINILKSVSRTMPRSCDPAYYPVVQKARATLATYSDMEELIRLGAYRQGASAEVDEAIRLNPALEAFLKQGKDEATPLPECYRQLAAVMNGGA from the coding sequence ATGAATTCTCCCTCGCATGGTCACGACCGGCTCTCCGCTCTCGCTTCGGCGATCGAGCACCTTGAAACCGTCAGCGTCTATGGCCGCGTCATCGGCGTGCGCGGCCTGCTCGTCGAGGTCGCGGGGCCGATCGGCGCCATGAGCCTCGGTGGCCGCGTCGGCATCGAGATCGCGTCTGGCACGCGCGTTCCCTGCGAAGTGGTCGGCTTTTCCGGCGAGAAGGCATTGGTCATGCCCTTCGGCGGGCTCGATGGCGTGCGCCGCGGCTGCCCTGTCCATGTCGACCGCGCCCAGCCGGGGCTTCGCCCCACCTCCGCCTGGCTCGGCCGCGTCGTCGATGCGCTCGGCCGGCCGATCGACGGCGGCCCGCCGCTGCCGCAGGGCGAGGCGCTCTACGCCTTCCGCAGCGATCCGCCGCCGGCCCATGCGCGCCGCCGCGTCGGCCCGCCGCTCGATCTCGGCGTGCGCGCCCTCAACGCCTTCCTGACCTGCTGCATCGGCCAGCGCATGGGCATCTTCGCGGGCTCCGGCGTCGGCAAGTCGGTGCTGCTTTCGATGCTGGCGCGCTACGCGCAGGCCGACGTCAATGTCATCGGCCTCGTCGGCGAGCGCGGCCGCGAGGTGCAGGAATTCCTTCAGGAGGATCTCGGACCGCAGGGCCTCGCCCGCTCCGTCGTCGTCGTCGCCACTTCGGACGAGCCCGCGCTGATGCGCAAGCAGGCGGCGCTGACCACGCTGACGCTGGCCGAATACTTCCGCGATCGCGGCCAACAGGTGATGTGCCTGATGGATTCGGTCACACGCTTCGCCATGGCCATGCGCGAGATCGGTCTCGCCGCCGGCGAGCCGCCGACCACCAAGGGCTATACCCCGACCGTCTTCGCCGAATTGCCGCGCCTTCTGGAGCGTGCCGGCCCCGGCACGGGCGACGGGGCCATCACCGGCCTCTTCACCGTGCTGGTCGACGGCGGCGACCATGACGAGCCGGTCGCCGACGCGGTCCGCGGCATCCTCGACGGCCATATCGTCATGGAGCGCGCCATCGCCGAGCGCGGGCGCTACCCCGCCATCAACATCCTGAAATCGGTCTCGCGGACCATGCCGCGTTCCTGCGACCCGGCTTATTACCCGGTCGTCCAGAAGGCCCGCGCCACGCTGGCAACCTATTCCGACATGGAGGAGCTGATCCGCCTCGGCGCCTATCGCCAGGGCGCGTCGGCCGAGGTCGACGAGGCGATCCGCCTGAATCCGGCGCTCGAAGCCTTCCTCAAGCAAGGGAAGGACGAGGCGACCCCGCTACCGGAATGCTATCGCCAACTCGCCGCCGTCATGAATGGCGGAGCCTGA
- the ctrA gene encoding Cell cycle response regulator CtrA translates to MDMRVLLIEDDSATAQSIELMLKSESFNVYTTDLGEEGVDLGKLYDYDIILLDLNLPDMSGYEVLRSLRVAKVKTPILILSGLAGIEDKVKGLGFGADDYLTKPFHKDELVARIHAIVRRSKGHAQSVITTGDLVVNLDTKTVEVDAARVHLTGKEYQMLELLSLRKGTTLTKEMFLNHLYGGMDEPELKIIDVFICKLRKKLANASDGKNYIETVWGRGYVLREPSEADERIPA, encoded by the coding sequence GTGGACATGCGGGTTCTGCTGATCGAGGACGATAGCGCGACCGCTCAAAGTATCGAGCTCATGCTCAAATCCGAGAGCTTCAACGTCTATACGACGGATCTCGGCGAAGAGGGCGTCGATCTCGGCAAGCTCTACGACTACGACATCATCCTCCTCGACCTGAACCTGCCGGACATGTCGGGTTACGAGGTTCTGCGCTCCTTGCGCGTCGCCAAGGTCAAGACGCCGATCCTGATCCTCTCCGGCCTCGCCGGCATCGAGGACAAGGTGAAGGGCCTCGGCTTCGGCGCCGACGACTATCTCACCAAGCCGTTCCACAAGGACGAGCTGGTCGCCCGCATCCATGCGATCGTGCGTCGCTCGAAGGGCCATGCCCAGTCGGTCATCACCACCGGCGACCTGGTCGTCAATCTCGACACCAAGACGGTCGAGGTCGATGCCGCCCGCGTGCATCTGACCGGCAAGGAATACCAGATGCTGGAGCTGCTCTCGCTCCGGAAGGGCACGACGCTGACCAAGGAGATGTTCCTGAACCATCTCTATGGCGGCATGGACGAGCCCGAGCTCAAGATCATCGACGTCTTCATCTGCAAGCTGCGCAAGAAGCTGGCGAACGCGTCCGACGGCAAGAACTACATCGAGACCGTCTGGGGCCGCGGCTATGTGCTGCGCGAGCCGTCCGAGGCCGACGAGCGCATCCCGGCCTGA
- the cheR gene encoding Chemotaxis protein methyltransferase 1, with amino-acid sequence MTEADFAFLRQLLLQRSGLSLTADKQYLAESRLGILCRRRGLSDIATLVTRLRLGGDRLLENAVVDAMTTNETLFFRDRAPFDLFRDVLLPERLSANAASRSLRIWCAAVSSGQEAYSLAMLIDDVADRLAGWKIEIIGTDISAEILEKARSGLYSQFEIQRGLPIQRLLKHFEQRGDKWQVSERLRRMVDFRQHNLLERNDHFGRFDIVFCRNVLIYFDVPTKVKVLDLLAPRLAPDGALVLGATETVLGLATGFACDPDHRGLYRRAAPPPQARMAVATHGLQPGLAPLIGWRA; translated from the coding sequence ATGACCGAAGCCGACTTCGCCTTCCTGCGCCAGCTCCTCCTGCAGCGCTCGGGCCTGTCATTGACGGCCGACAAGCAATATCTGGCCGAGAGCCGCCTGGGCATCCTCTGCCGGAGGCGCGGCCTCTCCGATATCGCGACGCTGGTCACCCGGCTGCGGCTGGGCGGCGACCGCTTGCTGGAAAATGCCGTCGTCGATGCGATGACGACCAACGAAACATTGTTCTTCCGCGATCGGGCGCCCTTCGACCTGTTCCGCGACGTCCTCTTGCCCGAGCGCCTTTCGGCGAATGCCGCCAGCCGCTCGCTTCGCATCTGGTGCGCGGCGGTATCGAGCGGTCAGGAAGCCTATTCGCTAGCCATGCTGATCGACGACGTTGCCGACCGGCTCGCCGGCTGGAAGATCGAGATCATCGGCACCGATATCTCGGCGGAAATCCTCGAAAAAGCGCGCTCGGGGCTTTACAGCCAGTTCGAGATCCAGCGCGGCCTGCCGATCCAGAGGCTGCTGAAGCATTTCGAGCAGCGCGGCGACAAATGGCAGGTGTCGGAGCGGCTGCGCCGCATGGTCGATTTTCGCCAGCACAACCTGCTGGAGCGGAACGACCATTTCGGCCGCTTCGACATCGTCTTCTGCCGCAACGTGCTGATCTATTTCGACGTGCCGACCAAGGTGAAGGTGCTGGACCTGCTCGCACCGCGCCTTGCCCCCGACGGTGCCCTGGTGCTCGGCGCCACGGAAACCGTTCTCGGCCTCGCGACGGGCTTCGCCTGCGACCCCGATCATCGCGGGCTCTACCGCCGTGCGGCCCCTCCCCCGCAGGCGCGGATGGCTGTCGCGACGCACGGCCTTCAGCCCGGCCTCGCTCCCCTTATCGGCTGGCGCGCCTGA
- the cheB gene encoding Protein-glutamate methylesterase/protein-glutamine glutaminase: MMTPRSATAASANRHKTVVIADDSVVVRGLFARWLGEAGHFHVVAVAGDGETAVAHATRYKPDVMVLDLDMPGVDGAAALPQILKESPRTGILLAATLNERNTRIALECMTKGAMDVVSKPDSRAGMTLSLDFRSEFLLKLGNIVHTNVKPGGLPPEVDVIDLPHAGPVNLRPLVSAMPRYLVIGASTGGPRAVAKVLFDIGEGLNDLTTLVVQHMPPLFTASFAEQVANQVGAPAREPFDGERLMRGTVYIAPGGRHLGIDRRLGHIVARIGDEAPVNFCRPAVDVLFNDAARHLGAAALGLVLTGMGSDGTEGAGALRRSGAAVLAQDEASSTIWGMPGSVVRAHHASTVIPLDEIGASIRCLVRGVQPA, from the coding sequence ATGATGACGCCTCGCTCTGCCACCGCTGCTTCCGCCAACCGGCACAAGACGGTGGTGATCGCCGACGATTCCGTCGTCGTGCGCGGACTTTTCGCGCGCTGGCTCGGAGAAGCGGGCCATTTCCATGTCGTCGCCGTGGCCGGGGACGGCGAAACCGCCGTTGCCCACGCGACGCGCTACAAACCCGACGTGATGGTGCTCGACCTCGACATGCCGGGCGTCGACGGAGCAGCCGCCCTGCCGCAGATCCTCAAGGAAAGTCCACGCACGGGCATCCTGCTCGCCGCGACCTTGAACGAACGCAATACGCGCATCGCGCTTGAATGCATGACCAAGGGCGCGATGGACGTGGTCTCCAAACCGGACAGCCGCGCCGGCATGACCCTGTCCCTGGATTTCCGCAGCGAGTTCCTGCTCAAGCTCGGCAACATCGTCCATACCAATGTGAAACCCGGCGGCCTGCCGCCCGAGGTCGACGTCATCGACCTTCCGCATGCCGGCCCGGTCAACCTGCGCCCCCTGGTCTCGGCCATGCCGCGCTATCTCGTGATCGGCGCCTCGACCGGCGGCCCGCGCGCCGTCGCCAAGGTACTGTTCGACATCGGCGAGGGCCTGAACGATCTGACGACACTGGTCGTCCAGCACATGCCCCCCCTATTCACGGCTTCCTTCGCCGAACAGGTCGCAAATCAGGTCGGCGCGCCTGCGCGCGAGCCCTTCGACGGCGAGCGCCTGATGCGCGGGACGGTCTATATCGCGCCAGGCGGCCGCCATCTCGGCATCGACCGGCGCCTCGGCCACATCGTCGCGCGGATCGGTGACGAGGCCCCCGTCAATTTCTGCCGGCCCGCGGTCGACGTGCTGTTCAACGACGCCGCCCGCCATCTCGGCGCCGCAGCGCTCGGCCTCGTGCTCACCGGCATGGGCAGCGACGGCACCGAGGGCGCAGGCGCCCTCCGGCGCTCTGGAGCGGCCGTCCTGGCCCAGGACGAGGCGAGCAGCACGATCTGGGGCATGCCGGGTTCGGTGGTCCGGGCGCACCATGCCAGCACCGTCATCCCCCTCGACGAGATCGGTGCCTCGATCCGCTGCCTGGTCCGCGGGGTGCAGCCGGCATGA
- a CDS encoding Response regulator: MKYCLVVDDSAVIRKVARRILEGLQFRIAEAEDGARAIDSCKGEMPDAVLLDWNMPIMDGYEFLRTLRQMPGGKRPKVVFCTTENDIAHIARAMHAGADEYIMKPFDKEIVASKFHQVGLL; encoded by the coding sequence ATGAAATACTGCCTCGTCGTCGATGACTCAGCGGTGATCCGCAAAGTCGCCCGCCGGATCTTGGAGGGCCTCCAGTTCCGCATCGCTGAAGCCGAGGACGGCGCGCGCGCGATCGATTCCTGCAAGGGCGAGATGCCCGATGCCGTGCTGCTCGACTGGAACATGCCGATCATGGACGGCTACGAATTCCTGCGCACGCTGCGGCAGATGCCGGGCGGCAAGCGGCCGAAGGTCGTGTTCTGCACCACGGAAAACGACATCGCCCACATCGCCCGCGCGATGCATGCAGGCGCCGACGAGTACATCATGAAGCCCTTCGACAAGGAAATCGTGGCGTCCAAGTTCCATCAGGTCGGCCTGCTCTGA
- a CDS encoding Positive regulator of CheA protein activity (CheW) has translation MTGPAPDRALSVSPAGFGDSLDYVTVRIGEQLLGLPIGRVQDVFITSRITAVPGAPGEIVGLLNLRGRIVTAICLRRRLGKAVAAGPGAPDTGELTAIGIDHGGEAYALIVDAVGEVIRLDRSTLDPLPVHLDRVWAALATGVHRLADELLLILDLDAVLDLDLPAAA, from the coding sequence ATGACCGGCCCTGCTCCCGACCGCGCCCTCTCCGTCTCGCCCGCAGGCTTCGGCGACTCGCTCGACTATGTGACGGTTCGGATCGGCGAGCAGCTGCTCGGCCTTCCGATCGGTCGCGTCCAGGACGTCTTCATCACCAGCCGCATCACCGCCGTTCCGGGCGCGCCGGGCGAAATCGTCGGGCTGCTCAATCTGCGCGGGCGCATCGTCACCGCGATCTGCCTGCGCCGGCGCCTCGGCAAGGCGGTTGCGGCCGGGCCGGGCGCACCGGACACCGGCGAACTGACGGCGATCGGCATCGATCACGGTGGCGAGGCCTATGCCCTGATCGTCGATGCCGTGGGTGAGGTGATCCGGCTGGACCGCTCCACCTTGGATCCCCTGCCCGTTCACCTCGACCGCGTCTGGGCGGCACTGGCGACGGGCGTTCACCGCCTTGCCGACGAACTCCTCCTCATCCTCGATCTCGATGCCGTTCTCGATCTCGACCTTCCTGCCGCAGCCTGA
- a CDS encoding Signal transduction histidine kinase CheA: protein MDELLQEFLTETGENLDTVDRELVRFEQDPNDRDVLRNIFRLVHTVKGTCGFIGLPRLEALTHAAESVIGQFRDGATVKPSAVTAILETIDRIKDILSELADKGQEPEGNDERLIGELLALTQHARNELAHTQPAEVPLDPVAAYLARHGQVAVTAEPASDDIVFRSAPEPQRGRNGRIEGSEPAASSEGKGENVRNGGPATLRVNVDTIEHLMTMVSELVLTRNQLLEVSRRQEDAGLKAPLQRLSLITAELQDSVMKTRMQPIGNAWSKLPRIVRDLSAELGKRIELATEGADTELDRQILDLIKDPLIHMVRNCADHAIELPNERREAGKPEQGTIRLSAYHEGGSVTIAIADDGRGLDVGRIRRKAVAQGLVGEAEAERLSDAQISRFIFLPGFSTTDAVTAVSGRGVGMDVVKANVDSIGGTIDITSRPGLGTTITVKIPLTLAIISALIVVAGNERYAIPQIAVRELVRVKAGDDNRIEEINGAPVLRLRGRLLPIVSLSELMGAPKRHGGEGFIVITQIGERQFGILVDGVFHTEEIVVKPMSSKLRHIALFSGNTILGDGAVVLIVDPNGVAGLIGASLSGETAPEPQAASPLAPGTEKATMLVFRTGTESLQALPLSLVARLEEVEAGQFQRGGGRTLLHYRGRLIPITPIADTQLRSQGIQPLVIVSDGDLTAALAVEAIVDIVEDSFELDMATTDEPGVIGSAMIRGRATDLIDLAHYLPLNGPGWLTAKRGSAAAARVLLVEPSDFLRDMLSPIMKASGQHVTMATDFDIALATAGDGFAIALLDLDRDSDAAFAFAAALRSKADGKALRILGLTTCETPDLHMRAAQAGLDEVLAKFDRRALLNQLNAGNTDMRQAA from the coding sequence ATGGACGAGCTGCTGCAAGAGTTCCTGACCGAGACCGGCGAAAACCTCGACACGGTCGATCGGGAACTCGTGCGCTTCGAGCAGGACCCGAACGATCGGGACGTGCTGCGCAACATCTTCAGGCTGGTCCACACGGTCAAGGGAACCTGCGGCTTCATCGGGCTGCCGCGGCTCGAAGCCTTGACCCATGCGGCCGAGTCGGTGATCGGGCAGTTCCGTGACGGTGCGACGGTCAAGCCGAGCGCCGTCACCGCGATTCTGGAGACCATCGACCGCATCAAGGACATCCTCTCCGAACTCGCCGACAAGGGGCAGGAGCCCGAGGGCAACGACGAGCGGCTGATCGGCGAGCTGCTGGCTCTGACCCAGCATGCCCGCAACGAACTCGCCCACACCCAGCCGGCCGAGGTGCCGCTCGATCCGGTCGCGGCCTATCTCGCGCGCCACGGCCAGGTCGCCGTCACGGCCGAACCCGCATCAGACGATATCGTCTTCCGCAGTGCTCCCGAGCCGCAGCGCGGCCGCAACGGCCGGATCGAGGGCAGCGAGCCTGCAGCCTCCTCCGAAGGCAAGGGCGAGAACGTCCGCAACGGCGGCCCGGCGACCCTGCGCGTCAACGTCGATACCATCGAGCATCTGATGACCATGGTCTCGGAGCTGGTGCTGACGCGCAATCAGCTCCTCGAGGTCTCACGGCGGCAGGAGGATGCCGGGCTCAAGGCCCCGCTGCAGCGCCTGTCGCTGATCACCGCCGAGCTGCAGGACAGCGTGATGAAGACGCGCATGCAGCCGATCGGCAACGCCTGGTCGAAGCTGCCGCGCATCGTGCGCGACCTCAGCGCCGAACTCGGCAAGCGCATCGAACTCGCGACCGAAGGGGCAGACACCGAACTCGACCGCCAGATCCTCGACCTGATCAAGGACCCCCTCATCCATATGGTGCGCAACTGCGCCGATCATGCGATCGAGCTGCCGAACGAGCGGCGCGAGGCCGGCAAGCCCGAGCAAGGCACGATCCGGCTCAGCGCCTATCACGAGGGAGGCTCCGTCACGATCGCCATCGCGGATGACGGGCGCGGGCTCGACGTCGGGCGCATCCGCCGCAAGGCCGTCGCCCAGGGTCTCGTCGGCGAGGCCGAAGCCGAGAGGCTGAGCGACGCCCAGATCAGCCGCTTCATCTTCCTGCCCGGTTTCTCGACGACGGACGCCGTCACGGCAGTCTCCGGCCGCGGCGTCGGCATGGACGTCGTCAAGGCGAATGTCGATTCGATCGGCGGCACGATCGACATCACCAGCCGTCCCGGTCTCGGCACGACCATAACGGTCAAGATCCCACTCACCCTCGCCATCATCTCGGCGCTGATCGTGGTGGCGGGCAATGAGCGTTACGCCATCCCGCAGATCGCGGTGCGCGAGCTCGTCCGCGTCAAGGCGGGCGACGACAATCGCATCGAGGAGATCAACGGCGCCCCGGTGCTGCGGCTGCGCGGGCGGCTTTTGCCGATCGTGTCGCTGTCCGAGCTGATGGGCGCGCCGAAGCGGCACGGAGGCGAAGGCTTCATCGTCATCACCCAGATCGGCGAACGCCAGTTCGGTATCCTCGTCGACGGCGTCTTCCACACCGAGGAGATCGTGGTGAAGCCGATGTCGAGCAAGCTGCGCCACATCGCTCTCTTCTCCGGCAACACCATCCTCGGCGACGGAGCCGTCGTCCTGATCGTCGACCCCAACGGCGTCGCCGGCCTCATCGGCGCCAGCCTGTCGGGCGAGACCGCCCCCGAGCCGCAAGCGGCTTCGCCTCTCGCACCCGGCACCGAAAAGGCGACGATGCTGGTTTTCCGGACCGGCACGGAGAGCCTTCAGGCGTTGCCGCTCTCGCTCGTCGCCCGGCTGGAAGAGGTCGAGGCCGGCCAGTTCCAGCGCGGTGGCGGCAGAACCTTGCTGCACTACCGCGGACGCCTGATCCCGATCACTCCGATCGCGGATACGCAGCTGCGCAGCCAGGGGATCCAGCCGCTCGTCATCGTCTCCGACGGCGACCTCACCGCCGCGCTCGCGGTGGAAGCGATCGTCGACATCGTCGAAGACAGCTTCGAGCTCGACATGGCCACCACCGACGAGCCCGGCGTGATCGGCTCGGCTATGATCCGCGGCCGCGCCACCGACCTCATCGATCTGGCACACTACCTGCCGCTGAACGGCCCCGGCTGGTTGACGGCGAAGCGCGGCTCCGCTGCCGCCGCGCGGGTCCTCCTGGTCGAGCCGTCCGATTTCCTGCGGGACATGCTCAGCCCGATCATGAAGGCATCGGGCCAGCATGTGACCATGGCCACCGACTTCGATATCGCGCTGGCGACGGCCGGCGACGGCTTCGCCATCGCCCTGCTCGATCTCGACCGCGACAGCGACGCCGCCTTCGCCTTTGCCGCGGCGCTGCGGAGCAAAGCCGACGGCAAGGCCCTGCGCATCCTGGGGCTCACCACCTGCGAGACCCCCGATCTCCATATGCGCGCCGCGCAGGCGGGTCTCGACGAAGTCCTCGCGAAGTTCGATCGCCGCGCGCTGCTGAACCAGTTGAACGCCGGAAATACCGACATGAGGCAGGCGGCATGA
- the chpT gene encoding Protein phosphotransferase ChpT has translation MTAISLDSLDLAALLCSRVCHDVISPVGAVVNALEVLEEDDPSMRDFALELIKKSARNASARLQFARLAFGAAGSAGAMIDLGDAGNVANGFLNDEKLSLDWEAPRALLPKNQVKLLLNLLIIASQAVPRGGKLISRATVDGEQGSFEIAATGSHARIPAHVEELLAGNAPGGTIDAHAVQPVYTGMVARAAGMDIAIAIDGETVTIKAAKPA, from the coding sequence ATGACCGCCATCTCGCTCGACTCGCTCGATCTGGCCGCTCTTCTCTGCAGCCGCGTCTGCCATGACGTGATCAGCCCGGTCGGCGCGGTTGTCAACGCGCTGGAGGTTCTGGAGGAAGACGATCCGTCGATGCGCGACTTCGCGCTCGAACTCATCAAGAAGAGCGCCCGCAACGCATCGGCCCGCCTGCAGTTCGCGCGTCTCGCCTTCGGCGCGGCGGGATCGGCTGGCGCGATGATCGACCTCGGCGATGCCGGCAACGTCGCCAACGGCTTCCTGAACGACGAGAAGCTGTCGCTCGACTGGGAGGCGCCGCGCGCCCTCCTGCCGAAGAACCAGGTCAAGCTCCTGCTCAACCTGCTGATCATCGCGTCGCAGGCGGTGCCGCGCGGCGGCAAGCTGATCTCGCGCGCCACCGTCGACGGCGAGCAGGGCTCGTTCGAGATCGCGGCCACGGGCTCGCACGCCCGGATCCCGGCCCATGTCGAGGAACTGCTGGCCGGCAACGCGCCGGGCGGCACGATCGACGCCCACGCGGTCCAGCCGGTCTACACCGGCATGGTCGCGCGCGCCGCCGGAATGGACATCGCGATCGCGATCGACGGCGAAACCGTGACGATCAAGGCTGCGAAACCGGCCTGA
- a CDS encoding 3'(2'),5'-bisphosphate nucleotidase CysQ: MIGRDDPRLRDSDGLGRKLAEAARTSATVLLAKRAARDVKLKQDGSPVCSADLAADHAAKESLARLFPGFPVVSEESVDSVAPGEVFILLDPLDGTREFLAGGDSYCVAIAIVCDGRPIAGAIAAPAIGRLWFAGVHAYVQDFAADGSVLGEARRIGVRALPDDGPVVLVSRFHGDSRSDGIAATMCCSKGVPVSSAVKFGLIASGEADLHVRCGQTMEWDIAAGDAILSAAGGVVLTLDGTLPHYGVIERQFRNPPFVAASSEALARRAIAGC, encoded by the coding sequence ATGATCGGCCGTGACGATCCCCGCCTGCGCGATAGCGACGGGCTGGGGCGCAAACTTGCGGAAGCTGCCAGAACGAGCGCAACCGTCCTGCTGGCGAAGCGGGCCGCGCGCGACGTGAAGCTCAAGCAGGACGGTTCGCCGGTCTGCTCGGCGGATCTTGCCGCCGACCACGCCGCCAAGGAATCGTTGGCGCGGCTGTTCCCCGGCTTTCCCGTGGTCAGCGAGGAAAGCGTCGACAGCGTCGCGCCGGGCGAGGTCTTCATCCTGCTCGATCCCCTGGACGGCACGCGCGAATTCCTCGCGGGCGGCGACAGCTATTGCGTCGCCATCGCGATCGTCTGTGACGGCAGGCCGATCGCGGGAGCGATCGCCGCGCCCGCCATCGGCCGGCTCTGGTTCGCGGGCGTGCATGCTTATGTGCAGGACTTCGCCGCCGATGGCAGCGTTCTGGGCGAGGCGCGCCGCATCGGCGTGCGCGCTTTGCCCGATGACGGCCCCGTGGTCCTCGTCAGCCGTTTTCACGGCGACAGCCGAAGCGACGGTATCGCGGCGACGATGTGCTGCAGCAAGGGCGTCCCCGTCTCCTCGGCCGTGAAGTTCGGCCTCATCGCCTCGGGGGAGGCCGATCTGCATGTGCGCTGCGGCCAGACCATGGAATGGGATATCGCCGCCGGCGACGCCATTCTGTCGGCTGCGGGCGGAGTCGTGCTGACGCTGGACGGCACCTTGCCGCATTACGGCGTGATCGAGCGGCAGTTCCGCAACCCGCCCTTCGTCGCGGCGTCGAGCGAGGCGCTCGCCCGGCGCGCCATTGCGGGTTGCTGA